From a single Pirellulaceae bacterium genomic region:
- a CDS encoding DUF1501 domain-containing protein, translating into MKHKLPNINRRQFLSRSSAGFGALSCGALALQSLLRQESLGAEAANWIPPDGRPHFAPQAKSVIWLFMRGGVSHMESFDPKPALNQYAGQSITETPFAYVQEPERRKKVRVVVVNDANGQQRNKIYPLQVGYRRYGQSGIEVSDWFPNIGGMIDDIAVIRSMWTTDDNHGAQVQFHSGRHMLDPRVPTLGAWVTWGLGTLNENLPQFIAMGPRFFDRRDGHYLGPTYDSIGLKIDPQNPLDFARPEIEIGQDEQRLSFQLVHQLNQLTAQQYPNDQALAARIKSYELAFRMQTSVPDIIHFDNESEETKRLYGFDQPETRPFGEQLLAARRFVEQGVRFIQIQHGDGAAGAWDQHSALKSEHAKLAKQVDRPIAGLLQDLKRRGLLDQTIVLFATEFGRTPGSQGADGRDHHPYGFSVWMAGGGIRGGVVHGATDEIGFHAVEHPHYVTDIHATILQQLGLHPHRLEIPSHKRLESDFGQVIDQIIV; encoded by the coding sequence ATGAAACACAAGCTGCCAAACATCAATCGTCGGCAATTTTTGAGCCGATCAAGCGCGGGGTTCGGAGCCCTCAGTTGCGGTGCTCTAGCGCTCCAGTCGCTGCTGCGTCAGGAGTCGTTGGGTGCCGAGGCGGCTAACTGGATTCCACCCGACGGCAGGCCACATTTTGCTCCGCAAGCCAAGAGCGTGATTTGGCTGTTCATGCGTGGCGGCGTGAGCCACATGGAGAGTTTCGATCCCAAGCCGGCTCTGAATCAGTATGCGGGCCAGTCGATTACCGAAACACCGTTTGCCTATGTTCAGGAACCGGAGCGCAGGAAGAAAGTTCGGGTGGTCGTGGTGAACGATGCAAATGGACAACAACGTAATAAAATCTATCCGCTGCAAGTCGGCTATCGACGCTATGGACAAAGCGGCATCGAAGTCAGCGATTGGTTCCCAAACATAGGCGGGATGATCGATGACATCGCCGTCATCCGCTCGATGTGGACCACCGATGACAACCACGGAGCCCAAGTGCAGTTTCATTCGGGTCGGCACATGCTCGATCCGCGCGTGCCAACCTTAGGTGCCTGGGTAACCTGGGGACTAGGCACACTAAACGAGAATTTGCCGCAGTTCATCGCCATGGGCCCGCGATTCTTCGATCGGCGCGATGGGCATTATTTGGGACCGACCTATGATTCGATAGGCCTTAAAATTGACCCCCAGAATCCGCTGGATTTCGCACGACCAGAAATCGAAATTGGCCAGGATGAGCAACGACTTAGCTTTCAATTGGTGCATCAGCTCAATCAGCTGACCGCTCAACAGTACCCGAACGATCAGGCTTTGGCCGCGCGAATCAAGTCCTACGAGTTGGCCTTTCGGATGCAGACATCCGTGCCAGACATCATCCATTTTGATAATGAATCCGAAGAGACCAAACGCCTGTATGGATTTGATCAACCGGAAACCCGGCCATTTGGTGAACAGCTGCTAGCTGCGCGTCGGTTTGTCGAGCAAGGCGTGCGGTTTATTCAAATTCAACATGGTGACGGTGCTGCCGGAGCCTGGGATCAACATTCGGCGCTCAAATCCGAGCACGCGAAATTGGCCAAGCAAGTCGATCGACCCATCGCCGGATTACTTCAGGATCTCAAGCGCCGCGGCCTGCTAGATCAGACCATCGTACTGTTTGCCACCGAATTTGGTCGTACGCCGGGCTCACAAGGCGCTGATGGTCGCGATCATCATCCGTACGGATTCAGCGTCTGGATGGCTGGCGGTGGCATCCGAGGTGGTGTCGTGCATGGAGCCACCGATGAGATCGGTTTTCACGCCGTCGAACATCCACACTATGTGACCGATATTCACGCGACAATTCTGCAACAATTAGGGCTCCATCCACATCGCTTAGAAATACCCAGTCACAAACGACTCGAATCCGACTTTGGTCAGGTCATTGACCAGATCATCGTGTAA
- a CDS encoding methylamine utilization protein: MMTNTLIYRALAKLLAACIACCLLQASGPWAVGQDTATLRLKIVVDGQVPVAKKLDNINDAFCAENPIVSDALIVGPGGALKNFAVIFDEEKSKLKVPADMLKAPEASHVLDNVKCMFEPKVIVARSGQTISVKNSDNTGHNANFQFFNNPATNFLVPAGQSKDYVLKPNLIEPTAMPVVCNVHPWMKAFVIVKQHPYVGVTNEEGILEIGSLPVGSGAVFRLWHEASGAIAEIKVDGKTVKLTRGNRWELDLKPGLNDVGEIKLDAKLFKVE; the protein is encoded by the coding sequence ATGATGACCAACACCCTGATCTATCGTGCGCTTGCCAAACTGCTGGCGGCCTGCATTGCCTGCTGCCTATTACAAGCCTCTGGGCCCTGGGCCGTGGGGCAGGATACTGCCACGCTGCGGCTGAAGATCGTTGTGGATGGCCAAGTGCCTGTCGCGAAAAAGCTGGACAACATTAACGACGCATTTTGCGCTGAGAATCCAATTGTCAGCGACGCATTGATCGTCGGCCCTGGCGGGGCCCTGAAGAATTTTGCTGTCATTTTCGATGAGGAAAAGAGCAAGCTCAAAGTTCCTGCTGATATGCTCAAGGCCCCGGAAGCCAGTCACGTGCTGGACAACGTCAAATGCATGTTTGAGCCCAAAGTCATTGTGGCTCGATCGGGACAAACGATCAGCGTCAAGAACAGCGACAACACGGGTCACAACGCAAATTTTCAGTTTTTCAACAATCCGGCGACCAATTTCCTGGTACCTGCCGGCCAAAGCAAAGATTATGTGCTCAAGCCCAATCTGATTGAGCCAACAGCCATGCCCGTCGTCTGCAACGTTCATCCCTGGATGAAGGCGTTCGTGATTGTCAAGCAGCACCCGTATGTTGGCGTTACCAATGAGGAGGGCATCCTGGAGATCGGCAGTTTGCCTGTCGGCAGCGGAGCCGTGTTTCGATTGTGGCACGAAGCGAGCGGCGCGATTGCTGAAATCAAAGTCGATGGCAAGACTGTCAAACTGACTCGTGGCAATCGTTGGGAGCTGGACTTAAAACCCGGCTTGAACGATGTGGGGGAAATCAAATTGGACGCCAAGTTATTCAAGGTGGAATAA
- a CDS encoding alpha/beta fold hydrolase, with protein MRDDWRKRYPFASQYFEIPRSETTTDWVRMHFVQQGQGEQTVLCVHGNPTWSFTFREVLNQVSDQARVIAVDHIGCGLSHKPQKYNYCLQQHIGNLARFIEELDLRRITLLVHDWGGAIGIGAALKVPSRIERLVLLNTGIFPPPYVPWRIAVCRTPWLGEFAMRKLNVFARAALTMTLNRLPRLAPDVAAGLIAPYQDWDSRIAVARFVQDIPRHKNQATWQVLSRIEESVSMFASCPTRIIWGVRDWCFRLECLERLQSLFPQAKVHRLEDVGHYVMEEAPAEVIAQLRECLSE; from the coding sequence ATGCGTGATGATTGGCGGAAACGCTACCCGTTTGCCTCGCAGTATTTTGAGATTCCGCGCAGCGAGACCACCACGGACTGGGTAAGAATGCACTTTGTCCAGCAGGGGCAAGGCGAGCAGACAGTGCTGTGCGTGCACGGCAACCCTACATGGTCGTTCACGTTTCGCGAAGTCTTGAATCAAGTTAGCGATCAAGCGCGAGTGATTGCTGTGGACCATATAGGTTGCGGACTCAGTCACAAGCCGCAGAAATACAACTACTGTTTACAGCAGCATATCGGAAATTTGGCGCGGTTTATCGAAGAGCTTGATTTGCGGCGGATTACCCTGTTGGTTCACGATTGGGGGGGAGCCATCGGCATAGGGGCGGCGCTGAAAGTCCCTAGTCGGATCGAACGATTGGTGCTGCTGAATACCGGCATTTTTCCGCCCCCTTATGTTCCGTGGAGGATTGCCGTCTGTCGTACACCTTGGTTGGGCGAATTCGCCATGCGGAAGTTGAACGTTTTTGCGCGTGCTGCACTGACCATGACGCTCAACCGCCTGCCGCGATTGGCACCTGATGTGGCGGCTGGGCTGATCGCGCCCTATCAGGATTGGGATTCGCGGATTGCCGTCGCCCGATTTGTTCAGGATATCCCTCGCCACAAGAACCAGGCAACTTGGCAAGTGCTCTCGCGAATCGAAGAGAGTGTGAGCATGTTTGCCAGTTGCCCAACCAGAATTATTTGGGGTGTTCGGGATTGGTGCTTTCGATTGGAGTGCCTAGAGCGTTTGCAATCGCTGTTTCCTCAGGCCAAGGTGCACCGCTTGGAGGACGTTGGGCATTATGTAATGGAAGAGGCTCCGGCCGAGGTGATCGCTCAGCTCCGCGAATGTTTGTCCGAATGA
- a CDS encoding triphosphoribosyl-dephospho-CoA synthase, with product MSPLDQAWPVGQAVRLACALEATAPKVGNVHPQASFADMHWGHFIASTQAIGPTFDAAGQLSVGQMVLGAASVTRQRVGCNTNLGTLLLLAPLASATARLRDQPAALTLDALRQSVASVLEELTPADSRDVYAAIAVAQPGGLGQVDSHDVQGPAPSDLRSAMQQVSGVDAVARQYVTNMEDIFERLLPWLREELSQAYDPLQAIVRLQIRWLASEPDGLIVRKLGMDHAQSIQQQAAAVWHIIQSLPTTSAQPLNLHPAVCELDRGLRADGNRRNPGTTADLIAATLFCQLVCSQ from the coding sequence ATGAGTCCATTGGATCAAGCCTGGCCGGTTGGCCAAGCGGTGCGACTGGCCTGCGCTCTAGAGGCCACCGCGCCCAAAGTCGGCAATGTTCATCCTCAGGCCAGCTTCGCCGATATGCACTGGGGACATTTTATTGCCAGCACGCAGGCGATAGGGCCCACGTTTGATGCGGCCGGTCAATTGTCCGTTGGGCAAATGGTGCTGGGCGCAGCTTCAGTCACTCGGCAACGCGTTGGCTGCAATACCAATTTGGGCACTCTGTTGCTGTTAGCGCCGCTGGCCAGTGCCACAGCCCGGCTTCGTGACCAGCCAGCAGCGCTGACGCTCGATGCGCTTAGACAATCTGTCGCCAGTGTCTTAGAAGAGTTGACGCCTGCTGATAGTCGCGATGTTTACGCTGCCATTGCAGTGGCTCAGCCTGGAGGACTCGGCCAAGTTGACAGCCACGATGTGCAAGGACCGGCCCCCAGCGATTTGCGTTCAGCGATGCAGCAAGTTTCCGGCGTCGATGCCGTTGCCCGGCAATACGTTACCAACATGGAAGATATTTTCGAGCGACTGCTGCCTTGGCTAAGAGAAGAGTTGTCCCAGGCGTATGATCCATTGCAAGCAATTGTGCGACTGCAAATCCGCTGGCTGGCCTCTGAGCCGGATGGACTGATTGTTCGCAAGCTTGGCATGGACCATGCGCAGAGCATTCAGCAGCAGGCGGCGGCTGTCTGGCATATCATTCAATCGCTTCCTACGACCAGCGCCCAGCCGCTTAACCTGCATCCGGCGGTGTGCGAGCTGGACCGTGGTCTGCGAGCGGACGGCAATCGACGCAATCCGGGCACAACTGCCGATTTGATTGCTGCCACACTGTTTTGCCAATTGGTTTGCAGCCAGTGA
- a CDS encoding prolipoprotein diacylglyceryl transferase — protein sequence MRSTLFFIPHEVLGVPLFGWGWLLGLVIVAAITSAIVQHRAGRSSGELLAGLSVWLLAGAVVAMVLPSVEQRWPDGTPIGLPIRGYGTMLLLGMLAGLAITNIRGRRLGISPDTVLGLAVWAVLGGIIGARIFFVVQKRESFTGHGTQLLVEMLKFTEGGLVIYGGMIGGLLAILVYCYRHGLPLLPTSDLIVPGFLIGLACGRIGCLLHGCCFGGICEDRLPSIQFPAGSLPYQAQLDSGQLLGLQLRDHKLPAIIQAVRPASPAQSVGIQPGDELRRIELRPIHADLSSKASGPPLSVDLVLDSGRRTISPDDLPDRSLPVHPAQIYAAINALLLSCLTWLMQPWVRRDGMVFCGAVILYSLSRLMEEWIRSDESGQFGSQLTIAQWISIAGGCAAIMGLIYLLRQPPRRVWAWS from the coding sequence GTGAGAAGTACGCTGTTTTTTATTCCGCATGAAGTCCTGGGCGTGCCGCTATTCGGATGGGGCTGGCTACTAGGGCTGGTGATAGTGGCCGCAATAACGTCGGCCATCGTGCAGCATCGCGCCGGACGAAGTAGCGGCGAGTTGCTCGCCGGACTGAGTGTATGGTTGTTGGCTGGCGCGGTGGTAGCCATGGTCTTGCCGTCGGTCGAGCAGCGCTGGCCGGACGGCACGCCCATCGGCCTGCCAATACGCGGCTACGGGACCATGTTACTGCTGGGAATGTTGGCTGGCTTGGCTATTACCAACATCCGGGGGCGGCGATTGGGCATCAGCCCCGACACGGTCCTGGGATTAGCGGTGTGGGCGGTGCTGGGCGGCATCATTGGAGCGCGCATATTCTTCGTCGTTCAAAAGCGAGAATCATTTACCGGCCACGGAACTCAATTGCTAGTCGAAATGCTGAAATTCACTGAAGGTGGATTGGTTATCTATGGCGGCATGATCGGCGGTTTATTGGCAATCCTCGTTTATTGCTATCGGCATGGATTGCCGCTGCTGCCAACCAGCGATCTGATTGTGCCCGGTTTCTTGATTGGATTAGCTTGCGGCAGAATTGGCTGTTTACTGCACGGTTGTTGCTTTGGTGGAATCTGCGAAGATAGACTACCAAGCATTCAATTCCCCGCAGGCAGTCTGCCCTATCAGGCACAACTGGACAGCGGTCAGCTCTTGGGCTTGCAGCTCCGCGATCACAAGCTGCCGGCAATTATTCAAGCGGTTCGGCCAGCCAGTCCAGCCCAGTCCGTTGGCATCCAACCGGGCGACGAGCTTCGCCGAATTGAGCTCAGGCCAATTCATGCGGACTTATCCAGCAAGGCCTCCGGCCCGCCCCTATCGGTCGATCTCGTGTTGGACAGTGGCCGTAGAACGATATCGCCTGACGACTTGCCAGATCGAAGCCTACCGGTTCACCCAGCACAGATTTACGCGGCCATCAACGCACTGTTGTTAAGCTGCTTGACATGGCTAATGCAGCCCTGGGTACGCCGCGATGGAATGGTGTTTTGCGGAGCAGTTATTTTGTACTCGCTTTCACGGCTCATGGAGGAATGGATTCGCAGCGATGAATCCGGGCAGTTCGGTTCGCAGTTGACCATCGCGCAGTGGATATCGATTGCCGGAGGCTGCGCTGCGATCATGGGCCTGATCTACCTGCTGCGGCAACCACCCAGGCGCGTTTGGGCGTGGTCCTAA
- a CDS encoding PQQ-binding-like beta-propeller repeat protein, whose translation MRFPSATVVYFGLRSMLAVSVLLSATTLRAQFYDVLAENSKMIAQLRVGPKDWPQWGGTPYRNNVVASVGIPTQWDIETGQNIRWSMPLGSETYGNPVVANGKVYVGTNNGAGYLPRYPNKVDLGVLLCFNEADGKFLWQHSSEKLPTGRVHDWPNQGICSAPLVDGDRLWYVTSRGEVVCLDTEGFWDEENDGPVQDEITSIKPDQRPQVDEKAEADVIWKIDMMKELRVSQHNMCSCSVTAYGDYLLVCTSNGVDEGHKELPQPSAPSFLVCKRSTGEIIWTDDSPGENVLHGQWSSPAFANLGGVDQAIFGAGDGWVYSFALEGEGGKSKLLWKFDCNPKDSLYMLNRATRNHVIGTPVVYDGLVYVAVGEDPEHGEGQGHLWCIDPTRRGDVSLSLVFNSKDPQTPIPHRRLQALVAKDGDFERPNPNSAVVWHYMGSDPEVFEKTMHRTCGTAAIKDDLLFIADFSGVFHCVDAKTGQAYWTYELLAASWASPLIVNDKVYITDEDGEVAIFRLSKEPQSEPLAEINMESAIYTSPVVANETLFIANRNRIFAIAEGAQSDP comes from the coding sequence ATGCGATTTCCTTCTGCAACCGTTGTATACTTCGGCCTGCGCAGCATGCTGGCTGTAAGCGTCCTGTTGAGTGCTACCACATTACGCGCCCAATTCTATGATGTGCTGGCCGAGAACAGCAAGATGATCGCACAGCTGCGAGTTGGTCCCAAGGACTGGCCACAATGGGGCGGCACGCCCTATCGAAATAATGTGGTCGCCTCGGTTGGCATTCCTACCCAATGGGACATTGAGACCGGCCAGAACATCCGCTGGTCGATGCCGCTGGGCTCTGAAACCTACGGCAACCCGGTTGTGGCCAACGGCAAGGTCTATGTTGGTACCAACAATGGTGCCGGCTATTTGCCGCGTTACCCTAACAAAGTGGATTTGGGAGTCTTGCTGTGCTTTAACGAAGCCGATGGAAAATTCCTCTGGCAACATTCTAGCGAAAAACTGCCAACCGGGCGTGTCCATGACTGGCCCAACCAAGGCATCTGCTCGGCACCATTAGTGGACGGGGATCGTCTGTGGTACGTGACCAGTCGTGGTGAAGTTGTCTGCTTGGATACCGAAGGCTTTTGGGATGAGGAAAACGACGGTCCGGTGCAGGACGAGATCACTTCCATCAAACCAGACCAGCGACCGCAGGTAGATGAAAAAGCGGAAGCGGACGTCATCTGGAAAATTGACATGATGAAAGAACTGCGAGTCTCGCAACACAATATGTGCAGTTGCTCGGTCACCGCCTATGGCGACTATCTGCTGGTCTGCACCAGTAATGGCGTCGACGAAGGTCACAAGGAGTTACCGCAACCATCGGCACCCAGTTTCTTGGTGTGCAAACGCAGTACTGGCGAGATCATATGGACGGACGATTCTCCGGGCGAGAACGTGCTGCACGGGCAATGGTCATCGCCAGCGTTTGCCAATTTGGGTGGAGTCGACCAAGCTATTTTTGGTGCCGGAGACGGCTGGGTTTATAGTTTTGCCCTCGAAGGCGAGGGTGGCAAATCGAAGTTGTTGTGGAAGTTCGATTGCAATCCGAAGGACTCGTTGTACATGCTCAATCGAGCCACCCGCAATCACGTGATCGGTACTCCGGTGGTCTACGATGGATTGGTGTACGTGGCTGTCGGCGAGGATCCCGAACATGGCGAGGGACAAGGCCACCTGTGGTGCATCGACCCGACGCGACGCGGTGATGTCAGTCTAAGTTTGGTATTCAACAGCAAAGACCCACAGACGCCGATTCCCCACCGTCGTTTGCAAGCCTTGGTTGCCAAGGATGGCGATTTCGAACGCCCCAATCCCAACTCGGCGGTCGTGTGGCATTACATGGGCAGCGATCCGGAGGTGTTTGAAAAGACCATGCACCGCACGTGTGGCACTGCGGCGATTAAAGATGATCTGCTGTTCATTGCTGACTTTAGCGGAGTGTTTCACTGCGTCGATGCCAAGACCGGACAGGCATATTGGACCTACGAGTTGCTGGCGGCCTCTTGGGCCTCGCCGCTGATCGTCAATGACAAAGTCTACATCACCGATGAAGATGGCGAAGTTGCCATCTTTCGATTGAGCAAAGAACCGCAATCAGAGCCTTTGGCGGAAATCAACATGGAAAGTGCCATCTACACCAGCCCGGTTGTGGCCAATGAAACGCTGTTTATTGCTAATCGCAATCGAATCTTCGCCATCGCCGAGGGCGCTCAGAGCGATCCTTGA
- a CDS encoding PQQ-binding-like beta-propeller repeat protein gives MCMGWSLAVDPLDWPNWRGPEYSGTSREKNLPESWSPSGENLLWRKEEYATRATPIVMHGKLFTVCRAFPETTREGEKVICADAATGELIWESIHNVFLSDAPAERVGWSSVCGDPQTGKVYVLGLGSHFQCLDGKDGKVLWEHSMSEQYGMLSTYGGRTNFPVVFEDLVIISGVMTGWGEYAVPAHRFVAFDKNSGQAVWMLSTRLRPEDTTYSSPSFAVLNGQQVMVFGGGDGSIYAVQPRTGKVVWTYDASTRGLNTSPLVVDGIVYSSHAEQNASDTTTLGAIFAFDGRTEGKIAEEQLLWKLPGKAVGRSSPVYADGRLYIVEDGGTLLVVDAKQGKVLQSLKVGRIIFGSPLLADGKLYVAENTGRVHIYKLTEKGLELLQLVRLNGEEIFGSPIASHGRVYIPTTTALYCIGAKDHQPSADPIPAGEPERDAADDQKLAHIQLSPVEIMLEPGKSIDLQVRGYNSRGQFLKVVPAQLSVAGPGTIKGLTYSAPTGAAHQVATITAKVGELTSVARARLIPPLPWRFDFDDQKVPPTWIGASYRHQPKEFDGQQTLVKITTIPKGTRSQSWMGWTNLSNYTVMADFYATERNEKRPSMGLIAQRYTLDMTNKQELQIRSWTSRLELRFAKTIPFEWSTNTWYSMKFQAANESGQAVLRGKVWQRGHPEPQAWTIEATDATPNTMGSPGMFGNASDAEFYIDNVRVEPNS, from the coding sequence ATGTGCATGGGCTGGTCCTTGGCCGTCGACCCGCTGGATTGGCCCAACTGGCGCGGTCCGGAATACAGCGGCACTTCGCGCGAGAAGAATCTGCCAGAATCTTGGTCACCGTCCGGTGAAAATCTGTTGTGGCGCAAAGAAGAATACGCCACGCGGGCGACGCCGATTGTGATGCACGGCAAGTTATTTACGGTGTGTCGAGCCTTTCCGGAAACGACTCGGGAAGGCGAAAAAGTGATCTGCGCCGACGCCGCCACCGGCGAACTGATTTGGGAGAGCATTCACAACGTTTTCCTATCCGATGCGCCGGCCGAGCGCGTTGGCTGGTCCAGCGTGTGTGGCGATCCGCAGACGGGCAAGGTGTACGTGTTAGGTTTAGGTAGTCATTTCCAGTGCCTGGATGGAAAAGACGGTAAAGTACTGTGGGAACATTCGATGAGCGAACAGTACGGGATGCTGAGCACGTATGGTGGTCGAACCAATTTCCCGGTGGTGTTCGAAGACCTAGTCATCATCAGCGGAGTCATGACCGGTTGGGGTGAATACGCTGTGCCTGCTCATCGCTTTGTAGCCTTCGACAAAAATTCCGGCCAAGCGGTTTGGATGCTTAGCACCCGCCTAAGACCGGAAGACACGACGTACAGTAGCCCTTCATTCGCTGTCTTGAACGGACAGCAAGTCATGGTATTTGGCGGTGGTGATGGTTCCATCTACGCCGTTCAGCCGCGCACTGGCAAGGTGGTGTGGACGTACGATGCCTCCACGCGTGGGTTGAACACATCACCGCTGGTCGTCGATGGCATCGTCTATAGCAGCCACGCGGAACAGAATGCCAGCGACACGACTACGCTGGGCGCGATATTTGCCTTTGATGGCAGAACTGAGGGCAAGATTGCCGAAGAGCAGCTGCTGTGGAAATTGCCGGGCAAAGCGGTAGGCCGCAGCTCTCCCGTCTATGCGGATGGTCGTTTATACATCGTGGAAGATGGCGGCACGTTGCTAGTCGTGGATGCCAAGCAAGGCAAAGTCTTGCAGAGTCTCAAAGTTGGCCGCATCATCTTTGGCAGTCCGCTGTTGGCTGATGGCAAGCTGTATGTCGCCGAGAATACCGGCCGCGTTCACATCTACAAGTTGACTGAAAAAGGCCTGGAGTTGCTGCAATTGGTGCGGCTCAATGGCGAAGAAATTTTCGGTTCGCCCATCGCCTCACACGGTCGAGTCTATATTCCCACGACCACGGCGCTATACTGCATCGGTGCCAAGGACCATCAACCTTCGGCCGATCCCATTCCCGCCGGCGAGCCAGAACGAGATGCTGCCGACGATCAGAAGTTGGCCCACATCCAGTTGTCACCAGTGGAGATAATGTTGGAGCCAGGCAAGTCGATCGACTTGCAGGTGCGCGGCTACAATAGTCGCGGCCAGTTCCTCAAAGTGGTGCCTGCGCAGCTTTCAGTCGCTGGCCCGGGGACGATCAAGGGCTTAACCTATTCAGCGCCCACTGGGGCCGCTCATCAAGTAGCGACGATTACCGCCAAAGTCGGTGAGCTGACTTCCGTAGCTCGTGCGCGACTGATTCCACCTTTACCGTGGCGTTTCGACTTCGACGACCAAAAGGTGCCGCCTACTTGGATTGGTGCTTCGTATCGTCATCAACCCAAAGAGTTTGATGGTCAACAGACTTTGGTCAAAATCACGACGATTCCCAAAGGCACGCGCAGCCAGTCATGGATGGGTTGGACCAATTTGTCGAACTACACTGTCATGGCCGATTTTTATGCAACTGAACGGAATGAGAAGCGGCCTAGCATGGGCTTGATTGCTCAACGCTATACGTTGGACATGACCAACAAGCAGGAGCTGCAAATTCGATCCTGGACATCGCGGTTGGAGTTGAGGTTTGCCAAGACGATTCCGTTCGAGTGGTCTACCAACACTTGGTACAGCATGAAATTCCAGGCGGCCAATGAATCTGGTCAAGCTGTGCTGCGCGGCAAGGTGTGGCAGCGTGGACACCCCGAGCCGCAGGCATGGACCATCGAGGCGACCGATGCGACTCCCAATACCATGGGCAGCCCTGGGATGTTTGGCAATGCCAGTGACGCCGAGTTCTACATCGACAATGTGCGCGTTGAACCGAATTCGTAG
- a CDS encoding phytanoyl-CoA dioxygenase family protein: MHYFRASASDIEQFAKQGYILVRQLFSAPETELIVGYAKQDRQLVSQATVRSDAQGGQTKLTLSNDVGDDLYAAVVRCERVVENMQRLLGDEVYHYHHKMMLKEPLVGGAWEWHQDYGYWYDFGCLYPTMASCFIAVDACTPANGCLQVIPGSHLLGRMNHMKVGGQTGADPERVEAVLQRLPVVHVEMQPGDGLFFHGNLLHRSDQNTSPQPRWSLICCYNTRSNDPYKPSRHPAYSPLQRLNDQDFISTAQAYLAAR, encoded by the coding sequence ATGCACTACTTTCGAGCTTCCGCTTCGGACATCGAGCAATTTGCGAAGCAAGGGTACATCCTGGTCCGGCAGCTTTTCAGCGCGCCGGAAACCGAGTTGATAGTTGGTTATGCCAAACAGGATCGACAGTTGGTATCTCAAGCCACGGTTCGCAGCGACGCGCAGGGGGGGCAAACCAAGTTGACATTGAGTAACGATGTGGGCGATGATCTGTATGCTGCCGTCGTGCGCTGTGAGCGCGTGGTCGAAAACATGCAGCGGTTGCTGGGCGATGAGGTCTATCATTATCATCACAAAATGATGCTCAAGGAACCGCTGGTGGGAGGCGCTTGGGAGTGGCATCAGGATTACGGATACTGGTACGACTTCGGCTGCCTGTATCCCACGATGGCCAGTTGTTTCATCGCTGTGGATGCCTGTACGCCTGCTAACGGTTGTCTGCAAGTCATTCCTGGGTCCCACCTGCTGGGCAGAATGAACCACATGAAAGTCGGTGGCCAGACCGGTGCCGACCCCGAACGCGTCGAAGCTGTCTTACAGCGACTGCCAGTGGTCCATGTAGAAATGCAACCGGGCGATGGGCTCTTTTTTCACGGTAATCTGCTGCATCGTTCCGATCAAAATACCAGCCCGCAGCCCCGCTGGTCGCTGATCTGTTGTTACAACACGCGCAGCAACGATCCCTACAAGCCATCGCGACACCCCGCCTACAGTCCGCTCCAGCGCCTGAATGACCAAGATTTTATCTCCACCGCGCAAGCCTATTTGGCAGCGCGCTGA